TCGGACGGCGGACGTTTCACACGAACGCCCGAATCACATCTACGGCAAGAAGCGGCTGGCTCCGCAGCGCTGCAAGAAAGATATTCTTCAGACTCCGCTCAGCAGGCGCAAGCGCATTTATCTCGCGCGCGGTGCGATTGAGCGCATCGTCCGAAAGTTTGGTTACGCCCTCTTTGATACGATAAGCGCGCTGGTGCGGACGGACGATTTCATCTTCGAGACGGTGGTTATACTCCTGAAGGTCGCGCGCGGTGCGACGACCGGTCGCAGCCGCCTGCGCAGCTACCTGACCTGCGTGGAAGCCGGCTACCATGGCGGTGTAAATACCTCCTCCGGTGAGCGGATTGCAGTGCCGGGCCGCATCACCGGCAAGCAAGAGGCCATTCGCTATCGGATTCTTGAACGCCCGCGAGACCGGGACCCCCCCAGCCATTTCGCCGACGATAGAAGCGCCGGGATAATGGCGGTCAACAAAGTCCTTCAATTTCCGGTAGGCGGTTCCCGCTTCGGTATCCCTAACCACCACACCGATGCCGACGGCGGCAACGTTCTCACCTTTTGGGAAGACCCAGATGTAACCGCCGGGGGCAACTTCTTCTCCAAGATAGAAGTGACAG
This genomic window from Calditrichota bacterium contains:
- a CDS encoding NAD(P)/FAD-dependent oxidoreductase — protein: MAGDTYDVVIVGAGPAGSLAARSAANAGAKTLLLERDPVIGSPVRCGEGISGRNLARFVTIQDRWVARIVQGVILYAPNGTPVTVEGDYGVGYILERSLFDRYLAELAAEAGADVLSRADVDSLILDDHLVDGVTYVRFGKRHRVRAAVTIGADGVESRVGRWAGLHTQIRAADLESAYQFYLAGIDYDARYCHFYLGEEVAPGGYIWVFPKGENVAAVGIGVVVRDTEAGTAYRKLKDFVDRHYPGASIVGEMAGGVPVSRAFKNPIANGLLLAGDAARHCNPLTGGGIYTAMVAGFHAGQVAAQAAATGRRTARDLQEYNHRLEDEIVRPHQRAYRIKEGVTKLSDDALNRTAREINALAPAERSLKNIFLAALRSQPLLAVDVIRAFV